A genomic region of Fusarium falciforme chromosome 4, complete sequence contains the following coding sequences:
- a CDS encoding ING domain-containing protein has product MAAAADPQGDTKMEDVSPKDQTSMEESISQSLGQMDNGLASLQSRADPDAQTTVTDFLDFTEYLSSDVVRSLTLIGKLDERYINASHMVDDLTSVWGRLPSLPAEERPSPVQLRADISEQLAQSVDSRVFAHAEAVRLSENVNRHYKKAKVLLSKLQKMMDNYPTEEVKSPVVSKSPQLARNKLSSKAAGEGGQKPRRPQVPRIIVPGEILAPYDVDYDTFTDDSDISSDEESDTPAPSRRTPAPPPRIKLVTNKTPKTPSRLARPVSYPTAALSQAAAANNAALLHPPPENAVIGSPDAPWLQLTQYELAKLRKRMKKNATWTPSETMIARELKALGRGPDAYHEAKRKAEEEGKSFEPPVPKPIVDNESGEKQLPAGAISADTLAAEEVPTSNRGMKLNEAKKLKREALAKLAAEEAEESARKMAEAAKLFLGNGNGNKGNQKATAPASEAPKETPTKPVKTRATSRATKRKREAEPEETPNSHENNETQPSRPQVKRTKTETPVPPPHHPSMSHSKGPTPESTGPPAPLTTPGEHPVVTHAETPVPIPIPPQGTSMVTSGAKSPTPNPSNSTAAPAATPGKAHPTETPVPFPIPEPRKSATPVLPPVRENTKRETRGDAAKRTQQAQQLLLQQQAQAPQPQQPQEAPQEQQQPERQASNPPQPQPQPQPTIIPPPQPPPIAPEIPSKQIPSRAATPRLTPGPEGLALRRPSSRGKGASQEPQSSLAADRPRRASTARNTPAPEPRPAKRTKRPAPGVVSTTNSGGNSAVGKRKAAPKKKARPRQNKGPAEPELEEVDDEGNPIDPDEPRYCSCNRVSFGLMIQCDNVDVSGSSTTPSHSSSTSASRRKGTNKQLTQKQNCKEEWFHLECVGLAEVPARTTKWYCPECRVLLNIGEKGEVSARGVKM; this is encoded by the coding sequence atggccgccgccgcagacCCCCAGGGCGATaccaagatggaggatgtTTCGCCCAAGGACCAGACATCGATGGAGGAGTCCATTTCCCAGTCGCTTGGTCAGATGGACAACGGGCTCGCGTCGCTGCAGTCGCGCGCTGATCCCGATGCGCAGACCACCGTCACCGATTTCCTCGACTTTACCGAATACCTCTCCTCTGACGTTGTGCGGTCCCTCACGCTCATCGGGAAGCTCGACGAGCGCTACATCAATGCCTCCCACATGGTCGACGACTTGACCTCGGTATGGGGTCGGCTCCCCAGTCTACCTGCGGAGGAGCGCCCGTCGCCCGTGCAGCTTCGGGCAGACATCTCTGAGCAACTGGCTCAGTCAGTTGACTCGAGGGTCTTTGCCCATGCCGAGGCCGTGAGGCTGTCGGAAAATGTTAACAGGCActacaagaaggccaaggtttTACTTTCTAAACtgcagaagatgatggacaaCTATCCCACTGAGGAAGTCAAAAGCCCAGTTGTGTCGAAATCGCCACAGTTGGCAaggaataaattaagctCCAAGGCAGCAGGCGAAGGTGGTCAGAAGCCCAGACGCCCACAAGTTCCGAGAATCATTGTCCCGGGAGAGATATTAGCACCATATGATGTTGACTACGACACCTTTACCGACGACAGCGACATTAGTTCTGATGAGGAGTCGGATACTCCGGCACCAAGTCGAAGAACTCCAGCGCCGCCTCCGCGAATCAAACTTGTTACCAACAAGACCCCAAAGACGCCGAGTCGCCTCGCACGGCCAGTGAGCTATCCTACGGCAGCCCTGAGCCAGGCTGCGGCTGCCAACAATGCCGCCTTGCTTCATCCGCCACCCGAGAACGCGGTTATTGGCAGCCCGGATGCTCCATGGCTGCAGCTTACCCAGTacgagctggccaagctACGGAAacggatgaagaagaatgcGACGTGGACACCGAGCGAGACCATGATTGCTCGCGAGCTCAAGGCTCTGGGCCGTGGTCCTGATGCCTATCATGAGGCCAAGAGAaaggccgaggaagaggggaaATCCTTTGAGCCTCCAGTCCCTAAGCCTATCGTTGATAACGAGTCGGGCGAGAAGCAACTCCCTGCTGGTGCGATCAGTGCTGACACGTTGGCTGCTGAAGAGGTCCCGACAAGCAATCGCGGCATGAAGCTCAACGAGGCAAAGAAACTGAAGAGGGAGGCCCTGGCCAAGCTTGCCGCAGAGGAAGCGGAAGAATCAGCCAGAAAAATGGCAGAGGCAGCTAagctcttcctcggcaaTGGCAACGGAAACAAGGGGAACCAAAAGGCCACGGCCCCGGCGTCTGAGGCTCCCAAAGAAACTCCCACCAAGCCCGTGAAAACAAGAGCCACATCGAGAGCCACGAAGCGAAAAAGAGAGGCAGAGCCAGAGGAGACCCCCAACTCCCATGAGAACAACGAAACACAACCCTCACGACCACAGGTGAAGCGCACCAAGACTGAGACTCCAGTTCCACCACCCCACCACCCTTCCATGAGCCATAGCAAGGGACCAACCCCTGAGAGTACAGGTCCTCCAGCTCCCCTGACGACGCCTGGTGAACACCCCGTCGTCACACACGCCGAAACCCCAGTTCCCATTCCCATCCCACCCCAAGGCACGTCTATGGTCACCAGCGGAGCCAAGTCTCCGACTCCCAACCCGTCTAACTCGACTGCAGCTCCCGCCGCCACTCCTGGCAAAGCCCACCCGACAGAGACTCCAGTGCCCTTCCCAATCCCCGAGCCGCGAAAGTCGGCAACCCCAGTGCTGCCTCCAGTGAGAGAAAACACTAAGCGAGAGACTCGGGGTGACGCAGCGAAGCGGACACAGCAGGCCCAGCAGCTACTTTTGCAGCAACAGGCACAAGCGCCACAGCCTCAGCAACCTCAGGAGGCTCctcaggagcagcagcaacctgAGCGGCAAGCGTCTaaccctcctcagcctcaacccCAACCCCAACCTACTATCATCCCTCCTCCACAACCCCCTCCAATTGCCCCTGAAATACCAAGCAAGCAGATACCTTCACGGGCTGCAACGCCCCGATTAACTCCAGGGCCGGAGGGCCTTGCCCTCCGCCGACCGAGCTCTCGTGGTAAAGGTGCCAGCCAAGAGCCACAGTCCTCACTAGCGGCAGATCGGCCACGACGGGCGAGCACCGCTCGCAACACGCCTGCCCCCGAGCCTCGGCCAGCTAAGCGAACCAAGCGTCCTGCCCCCGGCGTTGTTAGTACCACAAACAGTGGCGGGAATAGCGCTGTCGGTAAGCGAAAAGCGGCGCCGAAGAAGAAAGCTCGTCCGAGGCAGAATAAGGGTCCTGCGGAGccagagctggaggaggtaGACGACGAGGGGAACCCGATCGATCCCGACGAGCCGAGATACTGCTCCTGCAACCGAGTCAGCTTCGGCCTCATGATCCAGTGCGACAATGTCGACGTAAGCGGCTCCTCAACCACGCCCTCACACTCATCCTCTACCTCAGCATCCCGTCGAAAGGGAACGAACAAGCAGCTAACACAGAAGCAGAACTGCAAGGAAGAGTGGTTTCATCTCGAGTGCGTCGGTCTCGCCGAGGTGCCCGCCCGGACGACCAAATGGTACTGTCCTGAGTGCCGGGTATTGCTCAACATTGGCGAGAAGGGCGAGGTTAGCGCAAGGGGTGTGAAGATGTAG